Proteins from a genomic interval of Clostridium scatologenes:
- a CDS encoding undecaprenyldiphospho-muramoylpentapeptide beta-N-acetylglucosaminyltransferase translates to MKKIIMTGGGSAGHVTPNLALVPKLKELGYEIKYIGTKDGIERKIIEQEKIDYYAISSGKLRRYFDIKNFTDPFKVLKGICEAILIMKKEKPNIVFSKGGFVAVPVVIAAHLNKIPVIAHESDMTPGLANRLSTPYCNKVCVTFPESLSKVKDNKAVLTGTPIREELLNGSRILGRKICEFGQEKPILLIIGGSLGSKFINDIIRNNIDKFLEHYNIVHICGKGNLDKGLMEKKGYKQFEYVNEELSHIMNAADIVLSRAGANVIFELLALKKPNILVPLSKKSSRGDQILNAASFKKSGYSVVIQEEELNENVLMENLRELCNNRSKYINNMENSAVKNGTEAIINTIKKYTK, encoded by the coding sequence TTGAAAAAAATAATAATGACTGGTGGAGGTTCAGCGGGACATGTTACACCAAACCTTGCTTTAGTACCGAAACTAAAAGAACTAGGATATGAAATAAAATATATAGGAACTAAGGATGGTATAGAAAGAAAAATAATTGAACAAGAAAAGATTGATTATTATGCAATATCTAGTGGAAAGCTTAGAAGATATTTTGATATAAAAAACTTTACAGATCCTTTTAAAGTACTAAAAGGAATATGTGAAGCAATATTAATAATGAAAAAAGAAAAACCTAATATAGTGTTTTCAAAGGGTGGATTTGTAGCTGTACCAGTGGTTATAGCAGCTCATCTAAATAAAATTCCAGTTATTGCTCATGAGTCTGATATGACTCCTGGGCTTGCAAACAGACTTTCAACTCCATACTGTAATAAAGTATGTGTGACTTTCCCTGAATCATTGAGTAAGGTAAAGGATAATAAAGCAGTACTTACAGGAACACCTATCAGGGAAGAACTATTAAATGGAAGTAGAATATTGGGACGTAAAATTTGTGAATTTGGGCAAGAAAAGCCTATACTTTTAATAATAGGGGGAAGTCTTGGATCTAAATTTATTAACGATATCATAAGAAACAATATAGATAAATTTTTAGAACACTATAATATTGTTCATATATGTGGAAAAGGAAATCTAGATAAAGGATTAATGGAGAAAAAAGGTTATAAACAATTTGAATATGTAAATGAAGAGTTATCACATATTATGAATGCAGCAGATATAGTTTTATCAAGAGCAGGTGCTAATGTAATATTTGAACTTCTAGCTTTAAAAAAGCCTAATATACTAGTTCCGCTTTCAAAAAAATCAAGCAGAGGAGACCAAATTTTAAATGCAGCTTCTTTTAAAAAGAGTGGATATAGTGTTGTAATACAAGAGGAAGAACTAAATGAAAATGTTTTAATGGAAAATTTAAGAGAATTGTGTAATAATAGAAGTAAGTATATAAATAATATGGAAAATAGTGCAGTTAAAAATGGGACTGAAGCTATAATAAATACTATTAAAAAGTACACAAAATGA
- a CDS encoding ATP-binding protein, with amino-acid sequence MNKSISDIFSGSNLTEKLVEAFPDFLCVTNKDGDIIYINDNGKNILIKYQINDFKNFFDVSCKYELSKENNKKVKKKDNPLYRAINNQENTKNRILKVKCNSEIKNISLTCFPLIKKNKVEGGILIFASTVEDCLYNAKIKDERKKFLELSTELKTKCDIIEILRNREKQHLMHLKDVINNISEGIMVFDTNEKLSLCNKAVFKILNLKVIQLIDENAFSEKYKAIYINDEGQTSEKTIYDYIKVKKTMRNMIFKIEDRVTFEIKYLELNVSPILNKKDEIIYTIMTIKDVTESRLHQINAEEQAAFIKDVVNTVDVPIAVVDYPGISYRLINKKYEQILGYNNHIVFDEKALDCEKGSFECVNENIYKILNNVGKKNKPYAVNHYKVKDDKGEERFYKIKFTPYKNKNNNTRIHIYGSDITEEVNHNIELEKITKLKDEFFTIISHELRTPLTIIYSSLQLAYDVYNKEITPNMEKTLSRISQNCSRLLKLINNILDISKAEAGFLSLNNTDFEAVYVSEVIINSSNSYAVSKGIELIFDTDQEEINVRLDKDKYEKILLNLLSNAIKFTPEGKKIIVTLKDEEDCFYLSVKDFGIGIPSDKINSIFDRFSQLNSSLTRRAEGSGIGLALVKKIIELMDGKIEVISEVGKGTEFIVKLKKVSKEENHISRYAILTQNINDRINVEFSDIN; translated from the coding sequence ATGAATAAATCTATAAGTGATATATTCAGTGGCAGCAATTTAACGGAAAAACTAGTAGAAGCATTTCCGGATTTTTTGTGTGTAACGAATAAAGATGGGGACATAATTTATATTAACGATAATGGAAAAAATATTCTAATTAAATATCAAATAAATGATTTTAAAAATTTTTTTGATGTTTCATGTAAATATGAACTTTCCAAGGAAAATAATAAAAAAGTTAAGAAAAAAGATAATCCATTATATAGAGCTATAAATAATCAAGAAAATACAAAAAATAGAATTTTAAAGGTTAAATGCAATTCTGAGATTAAAAATATTTCATTAACATGTTTTCCTTTGATAAAAAAAAATAAAGTTGAAGGTGGAATTTTAATATTTGCAAGTACAGTAGAGGATTGTTTGTATAATGCAAAAATTAAGGATGAGAGAAAAAAGTTTTTAGAATTGTCAACGGAATTAAAGACTAAGTGTGACATTATAGAAATATTGCGAAATAGAGAAAAGCAGCATCTTATGCATTTAAAGGATGTTATAAACAATATTTCAGAAGGAATAATGGTTTTTGATACTAATGAAAAATTAAGTTTGTGTAATAAGGCAGTTTTTAAAATACTAAATTTAAAAGTTATACAATTAATAGATGAGAATGCATTTTCAGAAAAGTATAAAGCAATTTACATTAATGATGAAGGTCAAACTAGTGAAAAAACTATTTATGATTATATTAAAGTAAAAAAGACTATGAGAAATATGATATTTAAAATTGAGGATAGAGTCACTTTTGAAATTAAATATCTAGAATTGAATGTATCACCCATATTGAATAAGAAGGATGAAATAATCTATACTATAATGACAATAAAAGATGTTACAGAATCAAGACTTCACCAAATAAATGCAGAAGAGCAAGCTGCTTTTATAAAAGATGTAGTAAATACTGTAGATGTACCTATAGCTGTAGTAGATTATCCAGGTATAAGCTATAGACTTATAAATAAAAAGTATGAACAAATACTTGGGTATAATAATCATATTGTGTTTGATGAAAAGGCTCTAGATTGTGAAAAAGGAAGTTTTGAATGTGTTAATGAAAATATATATAAAATATTAAACAATGTAGGAAAAAAGAATAAACCCTATGCTGTTAATCATTATAAAGTAAAAGATGATAAGGGTGAAGAAAGATTTTATAAGATAAAATTCACACCATATAAAAATAAAAATAACAATACTAGAATACACATTTATGGGTCTGATATTACAGAAGAGGTAAATCATAATATTGAACTTGAAAAAATAACAAAATTAAAGGATGAATTTTTTACTATAATTTCCCATGAATTAAGGACTCCATTGACAATAATTTATTCATCATTACAGTTAGCTTATGATGTTTATAATAAAGAAATAACTCCAAATATGGAAAAAACACTTTCTAGAATCAGTCAAAATTGCAGTAGATTGTTAAAACTTATTAACAATATATTGGATATATCAAAAGCAGAAGCAGGTTTTTTAAGCTTAAACAATACAGATTTTGAAGCAGTCTATGTAAGTGAGGTTATTATAAACTCTTCTAATTCTTATGCTGTAAGTAAGGGAATAGAACTTATTTTTGATACTGATCAAGAAGAAATAAATGTAAGGTTGGATAAAGATAAATATGAAAAGATTTTATTGAATCTTCTTTCTAATGCCATAAAATTTACCCCTGAAGGAAAGAAGATTATAGTAACGCTTAAAGATGAAGAGGATTGTTTTTACTTGAGTGTAAAGGATTTTGGAATAGGTATACCTAGTGATAAAATAAATTCCATATTCGATAGATTTTCGCAGTTAAATAGTTCGTTGACTCGAAGAGCTGAAGGAAGTGGTATTGGACTCGCTTTAGTAAAAAAAATAATAGAACTTATGGATGGAAAAATTGAAGTGATAAGTGAAGTTGGTAAAGGTACTGAGTTTATAGTGAAATTAAAAAAGGTTAGTAAAGAAGAAAATCATATAAGTAGATATGCTATTTTAACACAAAACATAAATGATAGAATAAATGTGGAATTTTCAGATATAAACTAA
- the recJ gene encoding single-stranded-DNA-specific exonuclease RecJ, whose protein sequence is MKKKWMLKRCRGDAKDIAKSLGISEILACILINRGVKTEDKIKKFMNPSLEYLYDPLLMKDIDKGTNIIKNAILKKNKIVVYGDYDADGIISTYILYSALVECGAEVKYHIPDRVTEGYGINSESIKTLKEEGYDTIITCDNGISALEQIKIAKELNMTVVITDHHDIPFTEEADGNKKFVIPEADAIINPKQEDCNYPFKSLCGAGVAFKFVQVLYSKMGIDEKKSYKFIEYAAIGTICDVVDLLDENRIIAKNGLDMLNKTKNIGLKALIKETALDEKKINSYHIGFVIGPCINATGRLDSAILALKLLLCNDDEEAECLAKKLHELNVQRQNMTMDSVNQIIDTIENSDMKNDKVLVIYKKDVHESIAGIVAGRLKEKYNVPSIVITKGEKTPKGSGRSIEEYNMFHELTRCKDMLKKFGGHPLAAGLSIEEENIDKFRSALNDNCCLTKDDITPKIRIDKQLSLNEVNFDLISEIQKLEPFGKSNSHPYFAEKNINVFRIYFIGKEKNIVKFFCRNTNNFEKLDAICFDGGDKFKQIIEESYGEKRLKEILQSNIANLKLDFIFSPEINEFKGNKSLQLVVKDFRLSM, encoded by the coding sequence TTGAAAAAAAAATGGATGTTAAAAAGGTGTAGAGGAGATGCAAAGGATATAGCTAAAAGTTTAGGAATAAGTGAAATTTTAGCATGCATTTTAATAAATAGAGGAGTAAAAACTGAAGACAAAATAAAGAAATTTATGAATCCTTCATTGGAGTATTTATATGATCCTCTACTTATGAAGGATATAGATAAAGGAACAAATATTATAAAGAATGCCATATTGAAAAAAAATAAGATAGTAGTATATGGTGATTATGATGCAGATGGAATTATAAGTACATATATTTTATATTCTGCTCTTGTAGAATGTGGAGCTGAAGTAAAATATCACATACCAGATAGGGTTACAGAAGGCTACGGTATAAATAGTGAAAGTATAAAAACTCTTAAAGAAGAAGGATATGATACTATAATAACTTGTGACAATGGTATATCAGCCTTGGAACAAATAAAAATTGCCAAAGAACTTAATATGACAGTGGTAATAACAGATCATCATGATATACCATTTACAGAAGAAGCTGATGGAAATAAAAAATTTGTTATACCTGAAGCAGATGCCATAATAAATCCAAAACAAGAAGATTGCAATTATCCTTTCAAATCATTATGTGGTGCTGGAGTAGCATTTAAATTTGTACAAGTACTTTATAGCAAAATGGGAATAGACGAAAAAAAATCATACAAATTCATAGAATATGCAGCCATTGGAACTATATGTGATGTAGTAGATCTGTTAGATGAAAATAGAATTATTGCTAAAAATGGTTTAGACATGTTGAACAAAACTAAGAATATTGGATTAAAAGCACTTATAAAGGAAACTGCCTTAGATGAAAAGAAAATAAATTCGTATCATATAGGTTTTGTCATAGGACCATGCATAAATGCTACAGGAAGATTAGATAGTGCTATATTGGCTTTGAAGCTTCTTTTATGTAATGATGATGAAGAAGCTGAATGTCTTGCAAAAAAACTTCATGAATTAAATGTACAGAGACAAAACATGACTATGGATAGTGTGAATCAAATTATAGATACTATTGAAAATTCAGATATGAAAAATGATAAAGTTTTGGTCATTTATAAAAAAGATGTTCATGAAAGTATAGCCGGTATTGTTGCAGGAAGATTGAAAGAAAAATATAATGTACCATCTATTGTAATTACAAAAGGAGAAAAAACGCCTAAAGGATCAGGCAGATCTATTGAAGAATATAATATGTTTCATGAGCTTACAAGATGCAAGGATATGTTAAAAAAATTTGGAGGTCATCCTTTAGCGGCAGGATTGTCTATAGAAGAAGAAAATATAGACAAGTTTAGGAGCGCTTTAAATGATAATTGTTGTCTCACAAAAGATGATATAACACCTAAAATAAGGATAGATAAACAATTAAGTTTAAATGAAGTTAATTTTGATTTAATAAGTGAAATTCAAAAATTAGAGCCATTTGGAAAGAGCAATTCTCATCCTTATTTTGCAGAAAAAAATATAAATGTATTTAGAATATATTTTATTGGTAAGGAAAAAAACATAGTGAAATTTTTCTGTAGAAATACAAATAACTTTGAGAAATTAGATGCTATTTGCTTTGATGGTGGAGATAAGTTTAAACAGATCATAGAAGAAAGTTATGGGGAGAAAAGACTTAAAGAAATTTTGCAAAGCAATATAGCTAATTTGAAATTAGACTTTATATTTTCACCAGAAATAAATGAATTTAAGGGGAATAAGTCATTGCAATTGGTGGTAAAGGATTTTAGGCTATCTATGTGA
- a CDS encoding heavy-metal-associated domain-containing protein: protein MKKKLTIDGMSCMHCVNRVYQALMNISEVTSVNIDLKTQIAFLESNKAIDNDVIKSAISNVGYKVTEIEKIYL from the coding sequence ATGAAAAAGAAATTAACAATCGATGGAATGAGTTGTATGCACTGTGTAAATCGTGTTTACCAGGCTCTAATGAATATTTCAGAAGTAACTTCTGTAAATATAGACTTGAAAACTCAAATTGCATTTTTAGAAAGTAATAAGGCTATTGATAATGATGTAATTAAATCTGCTATATCAAATGTTGGATATAAAGTTACTGAGATAGAAAAAATTTATCTTTAA
- a CDS encoding MutS-related protein: MVAIAGYILIIVVLTTGISLGLNAERNMKLKDRIESCWGKDADERLSSDDLKTIAEYFNNRKQDEKGAFFIDEITWNDLSMDSIFEKINTTESSPGEQYLYNILREPLYDEEKLKYRDKLIKFFQTHEKERKKIQYILAKLGKKRNCFISDYFYNSKGEKRKSNLNFYRALAILPIAGICITFLNPYIGLVIVSIACVTNVLVYYIDQNNIKYKIESFKYIVQIVKVADLILKENLEELEIYNKKLKKAITLIKSIKNASFTLGNNGTDVGVMNEYISIIFLLDLINYEKISNTLIEKSEEFKIIFEVVGIIDSSISIASYRERLKGYVTPELVKCLGKQDATIIFKDINHPLMKEQVSNSMKVSDSILITGSNASGKSTFLKTVAINIILAQTIYTCLAKEFKCCYFKIYTSMALKDDIFNNESYYIAETKSLKRIIDALNCDIPTICFIDEILRGTNTVERISASSQVLKYLTSNNCICVAATHDVELTYILERYFSNYHFEEKIIDNQITFDYLVHQGRSNTQNAIRLLGILGYSDVIVKKAEEKAYKFLKDGVWEAE; this comes from the coding sequence ATGGTAGCTATTGCAGGTTATATTTTAATAATTGTGGTGTTAACTACTGGGATTTCTTTGGGATTAAATGCAGAGAGAAATATGAAGCTTAAGGATAGGATAGAGAGTTGTTGGGGAAAGGATGCAGATGAAAGATTAAGCAGTGATGACTTAAAAACAATAGCAGAATACTTTAACAATAGAAAACAAGATGAAAAAGGAGCATTTTTTATTGATGAAATTACCTGGAATGATTTGAGTATGGATAGCATTTTCGAAAAAATAAATACTACTGAAAGCAGTCCTGGTGAACAATATTTGTATAATATTTTAAGAGAGCCTTTGTATGATGAAGAAAAACTTAAATATAGGGATAAGTTAATAAAGTTCTTTCAAACTCATGAAAAAGAGAGGAAAAAGATACAATATATTCTTGCTAAATTAGGTAAAAAGAGAAATTGTTTTATATCAGACTATTTTTATAATTCTAAAGGAGAAAAAAGAAAATCTAATTTGAATTTTTACAGAGCTTTAGCAATATTGCCTATAGCAGGTATATGTATTACATTTTTAAATCCATATATTGGCTTGGTTATAGTTTCCATAGCTTGTGTTACGAATGTGCTTGTGTATTATATTGACCAAAATAATATTAAATATAAGATTGAGTCCTTTAAGTACATAGTCCAAATAGTCAAAGTTGCAGATTTAATTTTAAAAGAAAATCTAGAAGAATTAGAAATTTATAATAAAAAATTAAAGAAAGCCATTACTCTAATAAAAAGTATTAAAAATGCTTCATTTACTTTAGGAAATAATGGAACAGACGTTGGAGTTATGAATGAATATATTAGCATAATTTTTCTTTTGGATTTAATTAATTACGAAAAAATCTCAAATACTCTTATAGAAAAAAGTGAAGAATTTAAAATCATATTTGAAGTTGTAGGCATTATAGATAGCTCAATATCTATTGCATCATACAGAGAAAGACTTAAAGGCTATGTTACTCCGGAATTAGTTAAATGCTTAGGTAAACAAGATGCAACTATTATTTTTAAGGATATAAATCATCCTCTTATGAAAGAACAAGTATCTAATTCTATGAAGGTTTCAGATTCTATTTTAATTACAGGTTCTAATGCCTCTGGAAAATCAACTTTTTTAAAAACAGTGGCTATAAATATTATTTTAGCCCAAACTATATATACTTGTTTGGCTAAAGAATTCAAATGTTGCTATTTTAAAATATATACGTCTATGGCTTTAAAGGATGATATATTTAATAATGAGAGTTATTATATTGCTGAAACCAAATCATTAAAAAGAATTATTGATGCATTAAACTGCGATATACCTACTATATGTTTTATAGATGAAATTCTTAGAGGAACCAATACTGTAGAGAGAATATCAGCTTCCTCACAGGTCTTAAAATATTTAACTTCAAATAATTGTATATGTGTTGCAGCAACACATGATGTGGAACTTACATATATATTAGAAAGATATTTTTCTAACTATCATTTTGAGGAAAAGATTATAGATAATCAAATAACATTTGATTATCTAGTACACCAAGGAAGATCAAATACACAAAATGCTATAAGGCTTTTAGGTATTTTGGGATATAGTGATGTTATTGTTAAAAAAGCAGAAGAAAAGGCATATAAGTTTTTGAAAGATGGAGTATGGGAAGCAGAATAA
- a CDS encoding SagB/ThcOx family dehydrogenase — protein sequence MNKEVLKDFLKANVFKELDNIKTDQEKELAQPAVQKSSPSSIPLIDLVPIQDMNLGETSVFEALKHRKTRRVFSNEPLSLEELSFLLWSVQGVKKIVNKGYATLRTVPSAGARHSFETYIAVSKVEGLEKGIYRYLPLEHKLSFLFSVEDLQGKLDEAVFNQRFVGKSAVTFIWTTIPYRMEWRYDIASPKLISLDAGHVCENLYLSAECINAGVCAVAAYDQEKIDGLINVDGNEEFTIYLAAVGKAE from the coding sequence ATGAATAAAGAAGTATTAAAAGATTTTTTAAAAGCTAATGTGTTTAAGGAATTAGATAATATTAAAACAGATCAGGAAAAGGAATTGGCTCAACCAGCAGTTCAGAAAAGTTCTCCATCTTCAATTCCTTTAATTGATTTGGTACCTATTCAAGATATGAATTTAGGGGAAACCAGTGTTTTTGAAGCATTGAAACATAGAAAAACCAGGAGAGTTTTTTCAAATGAACCTTTATCGTTAGAAGAATTATCATTTTTGCTTTGGAGCGTACAAGGAGTCAAAAAAATAGTTAATAAGGGATATGCCACATTAAGAACTGTTCCTTCAGCTGGAGCTAGACATTCATTTGAAACTTATATAGCTGTTTCAAAAGTTGAAGGTTTGGAAAAAGGGATTTATAGATATTTACCGCTTGAACATAAATTATCATTTTTGTTTTCTGTTGAAGATTTACAAGGAAAACTAGATGAGGCTGTATTTAATCAAAGATTTGTAGGAAAAAGTGCAGTAACTTTTATTTGGACTACTATTCCGTATAGAATGGAATGGAGATATGATATAGCGTCACCCAAACTAATATCTTTAGATGCAGGTCATGTTTGTGAAAACCTATATTTATCAGCAGAGTGCATAAATGCAGGAGTATGTGCTGTAGCAGCATATGATCAGGAGAAGATTGATGGGCTTATAAATGTAGATGGAAATGAAGAATTTACAATTTATTTAGCTGCTGTTGGTAAGGCGGAATAA
- a CDS encoding M16 family metallopeptidase — protein MKKITLENGMKLIYEHREGDLSSFCIAFNGGALEETGTFKLGTAHAVEHMISKGTKSRSEEEINKICSEIFGFENAMTNFSYVIYYGTCLSEDFEKGLEIYSDIILNPTFPEKGFKEEMNIILEELKEWKDDIYQYCEDSLLYNAFSSKRIKNRIIGTEEDIKNITLEEIKAFYNNYYSPENCSIAVCSSFDLEYISKIVNKFFSKWNKSFHGIVNITNEKNKEGVFIEKLRDIKGAKIQYIFSIDELNEEECRALNLFNSAFGEGTNSIIFDEIRTKNALAYDVKSYIKNERGVKNFIISMGTSAENVDKAINLTDKKIREIKNRKGYFSKEKIKILSKNIKLKRQLKLERAIQLCKELSTYEIMYDNAERLYKEVEGLENISEEKVIEVMNKVLNNPSIQVLTSK, from the coding sequence ATGAAGAAAATAACATTAGAGAATGGAATGAAATTGATATATGAACATAGAGAAGGAGATTTATCATCATTTTGCATTGCATTTAATGGTGGGGCTCTGGAAGAAACAGGAACATTTAAATTAGGTACTGCTCATGCAGTGGAGCACATGATATCAAAGGGGACTAAATCTAGGAGTGAGGAAGAAATAAATAAAATATGTAGTGAGATATTTGGATTTGAAAATGCTATGACTAATTTTTCATATGTAATCTATTATGGAACTTGTCTTTCTGAGGATTTTGAAAAAGGTTTAGAGATTTATTCTGATATAATTTTAAATCCTACATTTCCTGAAAAAGGATTTAAAGAAGAAATGAACATTATCTTAGAAGAACTTAAAGAGTGGAAAGATGATATATATCAATATTGTGAAGATAGTTTATTGTATAATGCATTTTCTAGCAAAAGAATAAAAAACAGAATAATAGGAACAGAAGAAGATATAAAAAACATTACATTGGAGGAGATAAAAGCGTTTTATAATAATTATTATAGTCCTGAAAATTGCTCTATAGCTGTATGTTCTTCCTTTGATTTAGAATATATATCTAAAATAGTGAATAAGTTTTTTAGTAAATGGAATAAAAGTTTTCATGGAATTGTAAATATAACTAATGAAAAGAATAAAGAGGGAGTGTTTATAGAAAAACTTAGAGACATAAAGGGGGCAAAAATACAATACATCTTTTCCATAGATGAATTAAATGAGGAAGAATGCAGAGCCTTAAATTTATTTAATTCAGCCTTTGGAGAAGGTACTAACAGTATAATATTTGATGAAATAAGAACTAAAAATGCATTGGCATATGATGTCAAGAGTTACATAAAAAATGAAAGAGGAGTAAAAAATTTTATTATAAGCATGGGAACTTCTGCAGAAAATGTGGATAAGGCTATAAATTTAACTGATAAAAAGATTAGAGAAATAAAAAATAGAAAAGGCTATTTTAGTAAAGAGAAAATAAAAATTCTAAGTAAAAACATAAAATTAAAAAGACAGCTAAAACTAGAAAGAGCTATTCAATTATGTAAAGAATTAAGTACATATGAAATAATGTATGATAATGCAGAAAGACTTTATAAGGAAGTTGAAGGATTAGAGAATATCAGTGAGGAAAAAGTAATTGAGGTTATGAATAAAGTTTTAAATAACCCTAGTATTCAAGTGTTGACGAGTAAATAG
- a CDS encoding APC family permease, giving the protein MELKLGKFLIGKTLKTDELKNEKFNVFWGLPILSSDAISSVAYAGEAILLILISTMGAASYKYMFYATLCIVTLMFILVFSYRQTIDSYPDGGGSYIVAKDNLGTVPGLVAGAALSIDYVLTVAVSTCAGTAAITSAVPSLIQHKVSITIVLIIIMTIGNLRGIRESSRIFGVPTYIFIFAVIGMILYGIIKVHVFGYTPVAQYAIPQGTGHMTIALFLTAFASGCTALTGIEAVSNGIPNFKEPSQKNAKVVLELLALTIFFVFGGLSYLATLYHAVPRADVTVVAQIATQVFGKNFFFYLIQITTAIILIMAANTAYSGLPLLLALMAKDGFVPRQFAKRGKRLGFSNGIILISVFSCILVIAFKGDTNLLLPLYAVGVFISFTLSQSGMFLKWVRSKEGAWRHKAFINGLGVIVSFGTALIIGVTRFKHGAWIVCIVVPALVLLMIKIKHHYTVVAEQLKLNVDQRPKEINFEEQKRYVILPIDTLNKAFLKALNYARTISDEIIVFHVSVDDAATAKLIKRWEEYNVGIPIIIKKSPYRNIVTPLVKFIESEEYAAGPKDTVTVIMPQFVVGKWWGNILHNQTALFIKTMLLKRRNIAMITVPYIIQE; this is encoded by the coding sequence ATGGAGTTAAAGTTAGGTAAATTCCTTATTGGAAAAACTTTGAAAACAGACGAATTAAAAAATGAAAAGTTTAATGTATTTTGGGGACTGCCTATCTTGTCCAGTGATGCTATATCATCTGTGGCGTATGCTGGAGAGGCAATTTTGCTCATTTTAATATCTACTATGGGAGCTGCGTCATATAAGTATATGTTTTATGCAACTTTGTGCATAGTGACTTTAATGTTTATACTTGTATTTTCTTATAGACAAACTATAGATAGTTACCCAGATGGTGGTGGGTCATATATAGTAGCTAAAGATAATCTCGGAACTGTACCAGGTCTTGTAGCAGGAGCAGCATTATCCATTGATTATGTTCTTACTGTTGCAGTTAGCACCTGTGCAGGAACTGCAGCAATAACTTCAGCGGTACCTTCATTAATTCAACATAAGGTTTCAATAACAATAGTTCTTATAATAATTATGACAATAGGAAACCTTAGAGGAATAAGGGAATCTTCCAGAATTTTTGGAGTACCTACGTATATATTTATATTTGCAGTTATTGGAATGATATTATATGGAATAATCAAAGTTCATGTATTTGGGTATACTCCTGTTGCTCAATATGCGATTCCACAGGGGACAGGCCATATGACTATAGCACTGTTTTTAACTGCCTTTGCTTCTGGATGTACAGCTTTAACAGGTATAGAAGCAGTTAGTAATGGTATCCCTAACTTTAAGGAGCCTTCACAAAAAAATGCGAAAGTAGTACTTGAATTATTGGCATTAACTATCTTTTTCGTATTTGGAGGTTTATCTTATTTAGCAACATTGTATCATGCAGTACCTAGAGCCGATGTTACAGTAGTAGCACAAATAGCTACTCAAGTTTTTGGAAAAAACTTTTTCTTTTATTTAATTCAAATAACAACAGCAATCATACTTATTATGGCTGCTAATACTGCTTATAGCGGATTACCACTATTATTAGCTCTTATGGCAAAGGACGGATTTGTGCCAAGACAATTTGCAAAAAGAGGAAAAAGATTAGGATTTTCTAATGGTATAATATTAATATCTGTATTTTCATGTATTCTTGTTATAGCATTTAAAGGAGATACTAACTTGTTATTACCTTTATATGCAGTAGGAGTGTTTATATCTTTTACATTGTCTCAATCAGGAATGTTTCTTAAATGGGTAAGAAGCAAAGAAGGTGCATGGAGACATAAAGCTTTTATAAATGGATTAGGAGTTATAGTTTCTTTTGGTACAGCTTTAATAATTGGAGTAACCAGATTTAAACATGGTGCTTGGATAGTATGTATTGTAGTGCCAGCTCTTGTGCTTTTAATGATAAAAATAAAACATCATTATACAGTAGTTGCTGAGCAGCTAAAATTGAATGTAGATCAAAGACCAAAGGAAATAAATTTTGAAGAACAAAAAAGATATGTGATACTACCAATTGATACATTAAATAAGGCTTTTTTAAAGGCATTAAATTATGCAAGAACTATATCAGATGAAATAATAGTTTTTCACGTTTCAGTAGATGATGCTGCAACAGCAAAACTTATTAAAAGATGGGAAGAGTATAATGTAGGTATTCCTATAATTATAAAGAAATCACCTTATAGAAATATAGTGACACCATTAGTTAAGTTTATAGAATCAGAAGAATATGCAGCAGGTCCTAAGGATACTGTAACTGTAATAATGCCTCAGTTTGTAGTTGGAAAGTGGTGGGGTAATATACTTCACAATCAAACAGCATTATTTATAAAGACTATGCTTTTAAAAAGAAGAAATATAGCAATGATTACAGTACCGTATATAATTCAAGAATAG